The region GTGATTTACCATATGCACCCGATGCTTGTAATGGAAGACAACACTTTACTTACAGAAGTAATTTTCCTTGCAATTTACCCTTAAGGGCTTaaatttagttcttcttgcTTGACCCATCGATGGACAATTTTTCACTAGATCCATGTTAGATAACATTACTGCTTGGCTTCACTCTTTAACAGTGGCCctctcgttttctctctcgagaACTAAACACGCTCACTCAAATCTCTTTCACCTCCTCCATGAGCTGAAGCTTCAGGTAAGAAAATCCTTACCCACAACCTTTTCTTCTGTTCTCCCCCAGTTTTATCGTAGTTGCATTGTTCACTGCTtcaaaaaaaagagtttaaaaATTAGATTTCAATTTCCAAACTAATTCTATGGTTCAGTAGAAATTCGGTTTCATGACTTTCATCTATATGAATTTGATTGGAATCCCCCAATTATTTGACATTTTAAGCCCAAAATCCAAAGTATTTGACAATAATTTTTCCTATACATAATCTCAAGGGTTGGTTTAGTGGAGGATGACAGAGTCTAATACCTGCCGCTGGCCTGCAAGTTCAAACCCCACTACTCCCCTTGGGCCCGGGTCAGGTAAATATAAGTATTTTGTAAGTCTTATTTCAGCCCGACAGCTTTTTTTGCCTTGGACTGAATTGAGGCACCATCCCCTCATCCTAAATTTTTCttaaccaaaaaataataatttttcctAAATCAGAGCTAGAACCAAATTAAAAGTATAGCTTTTAGCCTTTTACTTGTCTGGGCTTGTATAATAGGCCTGTGGTAGTTGATTAGCAATTCATGGTTTTATTTACGTTGAGGCTGGGTTATGTTCTTTACCCTATTGTGCTACTTTTTGTAGGATCTTATTCATATTGATATTCTTCAATTAATTGATATTACAAGCCATCCTTAGCTGCTAAGTGCCATATGTCTCTGGAATTTATGTTTTAGATGTTGAATATAGGTTGAAACTGACTTGTTCTATGATAAATGTGTCTTCCATAGttgcaataaaataaaatgtctTTTACTTTGATGTCTACACAGGGAAGAATACAATTGGAAAATGTTGGACTGAAGGTGATTTAACCAAGTGCTGATTCCCTGTGCTTGAATTGATATCTTACTGTCACAATGTCCAAAACCAAAATGGCTATGCAGTCACTCTTCTCTAAATATAAAGTATTAACCTCTTCCTGTTGCCCTCTTGTCCAACACAAGCACTACTGCTATCCCTTTCACTCTTTCCCAGCCCCACAAGTGTCCGGCCTGTTATTACCGGACCTTGTGAATGAGATATCTCGTGTAGTCAGTGATCACCGGTTCCCTCACCATGATCTAGAACTCTCTCTCAATCCATTTTCAGCACAAATGTCCACCGATTTAGTTGAACAGGTTTTGAAAAGGTGCAATAAGCTTGGCTTCTCAGCCCACAGATTCTTTCTTTGGGCTAAATCAATTCCAGGTTTCCAGCATAGTGCTGAGAGCTTCAGCATTTTGGTAGAAATCTTAGGAAGTTGTAAACAATTTGCTATACTCTGGGATTTTCTTGTAGAAATGAGAGAGTCTTCTTGTTGTGAAATCAAGAATGATATCTTCTGGCTCATTTTCAAGGCATATAGCCGGGCTAATTTACCGGATGGCGCAATCCGGTCTTTCATTAGAATGGATGAATTTGGAATTAACCCAACTATTCATGATTTTGAGAAGCTTTTGTACTTTTTATGTAAAAGGAAGCATGTCAAACAGGCTCAGAATTTTTTTGATCAAGCTAAGAGTCGTTTCATGTTAACTGCTAAGACTTACAGCATTTTGATAAGTGGATGGGGTGAGATTGGTGATTCAGGGAAGGCACATGAGCTGTTTCAATCAATGCTTGAGCAAGGATGTCCTGTGGATTTGCTTGCATATAATAGAATTTTAGACGCCCTCTGCAAAGGAGGTCGTGTGGATGAAGCTACAAATATTTTTCATGATATGCTGTCAAAAGGAGTTGAACCAGATGCTTTTACTTACTCAATATTCATTCACGCGTATTGTGATGCAAATGATATACATTCAGCTTTCAGGGTTCTTGATAAAATGAGAAGATGTAGACTTTTGCCAAATGTGTTTACATACAATTGTGTTATAAAGCGGCTTTGTAAGAATGAAAAAGTGGAAGAAGCTTATGAATTGTTGGATGAAATGATTTCAAGAGGAGTAAAACCAGACACTTGGAGTTATAATGCAATACAAACTTACCATTGTGATCATTGTGAGGTCAATAGGGCTCTAAGGTTAATGTCTAGAATGGAAAAGGATAATTGTTTTCCTGATCATCATACATATAACATGGTGCTCAAATTGCTGATTAGGATAGGAAGGTTTGATAAGGCAACTGAAGTTTGGGAGGACATGGGGCATAAAAATATTTATCCATCTGTCTCAACATATTCTGTCATGATTCATGGTTTTTGTAAAAAGAAGGGAAAGGTAGAGGAGGCATGTAAGTACTTTGAGATGATGATTGATGAAGGAATACCACCTTATGTTACTACGGTTGAAATGCTGCGGAATCGCCTCTTGCGTTTTGGCCTTTTGGATCGCATTGAAATACTTGCTGATAAGATGAGGCAGGGAACTTCATGTTCAATCCATGAATTGGCAAATATTATGAGTGGTGTTACAGTTGCTCATAATGCTTTAAGGCATGATGAGATGGACTCCGAAAGTGACTGAAGAAGTGGCTAATAAGTGTACCCGCCTATTTTATCATAGCTGAGCGCACCATGAAGATTCTATTTCTTTGGGGGTAATGGTTAACTGATGTGTTTTACAGTGCTGGATATGACAAATTATTCTTATACCATGAAGATATTGATGTATGTGTATCAAGTATCAGTGTAGCAACTAGTAGTAAGGTAACTTATTGCTCTTTAGCTGCAAAATAGCTAGAAAACTTTTAAATTTGGCTTAACGGCCATGGCGGCTAatctattcttattttttatttcatgctATCACCGTCTTGGCAGCTAAATGTAGTCTGCAGCTAAATACTCTTTATTAGGAATTTAAACACTTAGTCAAAGTTTACAGGCACATAGACACTCATCCAAAGAAGCATCTGAGATTACTCTTTATAAGATGGTTTGTGATCATTTGTTTACTTCTTATAAGATAGTTTATGGTCATAATGCAGTTTTACCTATTATTTAAATTGCAACTTGTTAGCCCAAATAGTCACAAGACTCAATATGGTCTCGGATAATCTAAAAGTTTCATAACCAAGTGAATATCATGTTAGTCCATCACAATAACTAAAACTAAAAATTGATCTCGTTCAATAGTGAGCCACCGATTGGAACAAAGCCGACTTATTAAACAATTGCAAAGCTACTAAAGTGTAGTAATCATCTTATAAAACTTTCACAAAAGCTTCATTAAAGTCCAATACCTCAATTACAGGTTTTACCATATCTATAAATACATATTTAATAGTTTATTTAGAGATGCATTACTCATTTTGAAATCGTGAGTGTTATAGTACGTTTTACAAATACATCTCATTGTACTTTGCCAATCTCCACCCCGCCTACATCCACTGTACGTGTAAAGAATCTAAAGATCATACACACAACTAGtccttaaaaatattattatttgtaaGCTTGTTCTATGTATATGCGCGTGTGAAAGTCAAAGGGTCAACTCCAAGTAGAAAGGTCAAAATACTTGAGAGGAAAAACTAGTTTAATGTCCTATTGTCAATTAACAATTCTACACCCTGCAACTATTCAGCGATCTTGGCAGCCCCAATTCTCTTTTAGTTTTGACAAATACTAGGTCCTTAAACTTTAAGTGCACATCCTCCTAAATCCAATGTCAACTTCAGCGCTGACCTCTCTCTATATAAACAACACCTTCTCTTGCATATTCTTAACCGAATAAACTAAAACATTGTTTCACTACCACCTCTCTCTTTGTTGCTCTTAGTACTCCAAAGCCAACAAAAAACCAGAAGCAATATACAAGTTAATTGAGTGTAACATGGAGACAGCGTACACTCACGTGATGAGAAGTTTATCAGATTGTGGCTCATCAGCAACATGTGGAAGTGAAGAGCAAGCTGCAATAAGGAAAGGTTCATGGACAGAGGACGAGGATTTTCTTCTTACCAACTTCGTCTCCATCCATGGCGAAGGTCATTGGAACTCCGTCGCTCGCTGCTCAGGCAAGCACTCAACATCTTTTTTCCTTGAATTAATTCTGACACTCAGAAACTAATTAcataatttttgaaaaaattgattttgactttatgATCAATTACTCGTTAGTGGGATCATTATATAACTAAACATCTTGGCATGCACCCTGGCTAATGTTTGattatatgtttttaatttcAGGTCTAAAGCGAACAGGCAAAAGTTGCAGACTAAGATGGTTGAACTACTTGCGTCCAAATGTTAGACGTGGGAACATCACCCTCCAAGAACAGCTCTTGATTCTCGAACTCCATTCGCGCTGGGGCAATCGGTATGTATACATAATTAACAGTGATGAATTCATTAAGATTATATGTTAAGTTGATCAAACTATAACATGATTAATATTAATGTGTGTTGTATGTAAATTGAAGGTGGTCTAAAATAGCAGAACAATTGCCTGGGAGAACAGACAATGAGATAAAGAACTATTGGAGGACCAGGGTTGTGAAGCTGGCTAGGCAACTCAAATGTGATGTTAACAGCAAACAGTTCAGGGACGCGTTGCGTTTCGTGTGGATGCCGCGCCTCATGGAAAGGATCAATGCCTCTACTGGTGGTTCTTCCAATGATCAAACCACCTTCTGCAGCAACACTCAAGCACACAGTGACTCTTGTGTGATGGCTAACCCCCAAATGTTGTTGGAGGTTTCATCTTACTCATCAGGGGTTGAAAATGTCCAACCTCCTTCACTGTCAGAATCAAGCGTGTCTTACAATTTAATGGGTGGTGCTGGTAGTAATAATTGGTCACCAGATAGTGCAGAAATGGGGCAATTCAATTACTCTGACAACATGCAAGCATTTGAACCAGGCAATGGTTTTGGTGGTGTAGATAATTTGTGGACGGATGAAAACATTTGGTTCTTGCAGCAGCAGCTTGCTGATGATATTTGAATTTTGATCCAGTCTTTTTCACACTTAGGCATTTATTAACAAGTTCTAAGATATGATATTAAGTAACACATGAATTAATGGCATTATGTTAGTAACAAGCTAAATTGGATTGATGACATTGTTGAGTAACTGGTGATGATTGATTGTTTGTAATTTTTCCACTCTTACATGATGATAATACATTGTCCCACGAAATGAGAGACTAGTTGTGTAGCTCATTCTTCTAATCACCATTATTAATAAGGTTTTGTATACTAtggattaagaaaaaaaatagtttacaaATTAAAAAGACTTCTTTGCAAATTGATTTTTAACACATAAGGATCAAACTTTGTAAATAAGCTATACTAAATATTACATTTTAATACAAGTAAAAATACGGTTCATGAGTGTATGAGCTTCGTTGTTCACGGTAGCACTCCTCTATTAATAAGGAGTTTGGTTTGCTTCTATGGAAACAGAGAAAATCTAATCAGGAAATTGAAATTACTAGCAAGCTACATGTTGCAAAGACGTACGTGTATGGGTTGACCTTTGCTATGTTTATATTTTGAATTCTTCCTTAGTGGTGTCGTGTTTTGGATTGTAATCAATCTAGAAACAAGAGAATAAAAAACGTGATGGAGGTTTGAAATTAACAAATTGAGTAACAAGACTGGGATCTATGTATCATTGTTAccttaataataatatattaataaccaaaaaaataataatatattggTTTAAGTTCAATGGGTTTCTCATTAGAAGCACTAAGTGCCGCAACCTTTGAAACCAGCGCCTTCAATTCTTCAATATTTGATATTCAGAGTCTTGACTCCTTCACACGTGATTTGGCAGTCAACTAActttttgttcttttctttGCTTTTGGATGTCGCATGTTGTGTTAGTTACATGTATGGTCATAGATGACCTCATAAAACAACACT is a window of Lotus japonicus ecotype B-129 chromosome 5, LjGifu_v1.2 DNA encoding:
- the LOC130716681 gene encoding pentatricopeptide repeat-containing protein At1g52640, mitochondrial-like; translated protein: MSKTKMAMQSLFSKYKVLTSSCCPLVQHKHYCYPFHSFPAPQVSGLLLPDLVNEISRVVSDHRFPHHDLELSLNPFSAQMSTDLVEQVLKRCNKLGFSAHRFFLWAKSIPGFQHSAESFSILVEILGSCKQFAILWDFLVEMRESSCCEIKNDIFWLIFKAYSRANLPDGAIRSFIRMDEFGINPTIHDFEKLLYFLCKRKHVKQAQNFFDQAKSRFMLTAKTYSILISGWGEIGDSGKAHELFQSMLEQGCPVDLLAYNRILDALCKGGRVDEATNIFHDMLSKGVEPDAFTYSIFIHAYCDANDIHSAFRVLDKMRRCRLLPNVFTYNCVIKRLCKNEKVEEAYELLDEMISRGVKPDTWSYNAIQTYHCDHCEVNRALRLMSRMEKDNCFPDHHTYNMVLKLLIRIGRFDKATEVWEDMGHKNIYPSVSTYSVMIHGFCKKKGKVEEACKYFEMMIDEGIPPYVTTVEMLRNRLLRFGLLDRIEILADKMRQGTSCSIHELANIMSGVTVAHNALRHDEMDSESD
- the LOC130718577 gene encoding transcription factor MYB108-like, coding for METAYTHVMRSLSDCGSSATCGSEEQAAIRKGSWTEDEDFLLTNFVSIHGEGHWNSVARCSGLKRTGKSCRLRWLNYLRPNVRRGNITLQEQLLILELHSRWGNRWSKIAEQLPGRTDNEIKNYWRTRVVKLARQLKCDVNSKQFRDALRFVWMPRLMERINASTGGSSNDQTTFCSNTQAHSDSCVMANPQMLLEVSSYSSGVENVQPPSLSESSVSYNLMGGAGSNNWSPDSAEMGQFNYSDNMQAFEPGNGFGGVDNLWTDENIWFLQQQLADDI